The Enhydrobacter sp. sequence GGCATGAAGCTGGCGCGCCGGCTGCTCGCCTCCCGGCCGCTCAGCAAGTATTACGATCGTGAGGAGTTTCCCGGACCCCAGGCGCAATCCGACGCCGACCTGCTGGCTGCCGCCAAGCAGCGAGGCACGACGACATTCCATCTGATGGGCACCTGCCGTATGGCGCCCCATACCGACCCGACCGCCGTGGTCGACGACCAGCTCCGGCTGCGCGGCATCGAGGGACTGCGCGTGGTCGATGCGTCGATCATGCCGACGATGCCGTCGGCGAATCTCAACGCTTCCGTCCTGATGATCGCCGAAAAAGCAGCAGATATGATTCGTGGACGTCCTGCGCTCGAACCGGCACTGCTCAAGGACTGAATCGAAAGACGCACACGGTGCGCAACGATGATGCAACAGAGCCCTTCGAACAAGGCAGGTGAAGCGTCAATTTCGCCGTTGGCATGATGGGTGCCGAGGCGAATATTAGCCGCGTGGGCGTTCTTTAATTTTTGATCCGGGCCTCGAGCCATGACTGCACCCGTCAGCCTCTCGAATTTTCTCACCGTCGCGGCCGCCATCGTCTGCCTCTGGACGATCGGCTCGCAATCGTCGGGGGGCGTCGTGAAGCTGTGGCGGCTTGCAGTGCCGCCATGCCTTGCCGCCGTCGTCGCGCTCGTGCTGCTGGCCGGCATCTTCAACGCCACCGTCGCGCACGACGTCGAGTGGGCGGTCGCCGCGGTCCTTGGCGGCGTCATCGGACGCACGCGTGGCTGGCTGATGACGGTGGCGTCGGACCAGAGGTGGGGCCTCGTCCGCGTGCCGCGCACGGTCGACGGGCTGATCGTCGGCTTCGGGCTGGTCGTGCTGGCGATGATCGACTTCGCCAGTGCCCTCCTGGAGGACGCGGTGGTCGATGCCCAACACGTCGCCGCCGGCGCTGCGTTCTGCGCCGGTTACCTCGGTCTTCGCGCCCTGGGCATGACCATGCGCGCCGTGCGCACGCCGCACGTCGAGCTCTACGACACCGAGTCGGCGCGTTAGCGTGTAGACTCCGCCACGGCGGCAATCACGATCAGCGCTCGAACACGAGATCGCCGGCGTACTGCCGAGCTTCCCAGTGGTGGCGCTCGAGCTCGGGATCGAGATGCTCCTCAGCCGGCCAGCCCATGTCGAGATAAGCCACCAGCGTCCATCCTTCCGGCACGTCGAGCGCCCGCGTCACCGTCTCAGGATCGAGGATCGACACCCAGCCCACGCCGAGCCCCTCGGCACGCGCGGCGAGCCACAGCGTCTGCACGGCAGCCACCACGGAATAGCGCAGCGTCTCGGGCATGGTCTGGCGACCAAGACCGGCGCCCTTGGCCGTCGACTCGTCGGCGAAGACGGCAAGATGGACGGGCGCCTCCTTCAGGCCGGCAAGCTTCAGACTGTCATAGGTCGCGCGCTGCGCGCCGTCGTAGCCTTCGAGAGCTCGGGCGTTGGCGGCCGCAAAGCTTTCCCACACGAACTGCCGGCGCTGCGCCGACCTCACCTTCACGAACCGCCAGGGCTGGCTGAAGCCGACCGACGGCGCATGGGTGGCGAGTTCGATCAGATCGTCGATCAACCTTTCCGGCACGGGATCGCGGCGGAAGCGGCGCACGTCGCGCCGCCAGAGCACGAGATCGCGCAACGTCGTGCGGAAGGTCGCATCGAACGGCAGGTGTCCCGGCGGCGCCGGCTTGATCGTGCTCATGGCGACCCCGTGCTGAGAAAGTGGAAGAAGGTACCGCTCACCGAGCCGCGGCGCGCGCCCGCCTCGGCCACCGGCATTCCATAGGCATCCCGGCAGTCGACCAGAGGCTCGTCGCCCGCCGCGATGGTGGAGGCATAGTGGAACTCGTGGCCCAGCACCTCGGTTCCCCGCCGGCCGAGCGCGCAGTCGCTTCGCAGCCGGGCCTGGCGGTAGCCGAGATGCAGGCGACGGTCGGCGAACGACGTCTCGAGCCGAAGCAGGCCCGCCATGGCATGCCGATCACCGGCGGCATCGACGATCCCCTGCCCCAGCACCATGTAGCCGCCGCATTCGCCATGGATCGGCACGGCGCGCGCGGCCAGATCGTGCAAGCCGTTCCGGAATCGCCGTGCCTCGGCAAGCGCACCGGCATGCAGCTCGGGATAGCCGCCGGGCAGCCAGACTGCATCGCTGTCGGCCGCCGGCGCCTCGTCGGCGAGCGGCGAGAAGGACCGGATCTCCGCCCCGGCCGAGCGCCATTGCTCGAGAAGGTGCGGATAGATGAAGGAGAAGGCGCGGTCGGAGGCCAGCGCAATGCGCTGGCCGGGCGGCGCGATGGGCATCGGGCTCGTGGCGGGCGGCAGCGCCTTGCGGGCGCTCCGCTCGATGGCCGAGATGTCGACCGAGGCCGAAACCGCGTCGGCCAGGGCGTCGAGGCGGTCCTCGAGATCGGCCGTCTCGGCCGCCTGCACGAGACCGAGATGCCGCGCGGGCAGAGCCAGCCCGGCGTCGTCACCCAGCATGCCGAACAGCGCAAGCCTCGTCCGCGCCAGGGCCGGCTCGATCAAGGCAAGATGGCGTGCGCCGGCGACGCGATTGAGGATGACGCCCGCGACCGCCACGTCCTTGCGATAGGCCGCGCAGCCGGCCGCGATCGCGGCCGCGGTCTCGGTCTGGCCCTTCACGTCGAGCACCAGCACGACCGGCCATCCCAGCAGGGCCGCGAGATCGGCCGTGGCGCCGCGGCCCGCGACGCCGTCGAACAGGCCCATCACGCCCTCGGCGATGGCGATGTCCGCGGGATGGCGCGCAACGAGGTCGGCCACCCGTGCCGGCGTCATCGCCCAGGTATCGAGGTTGAAGCTCGGTCGGCCTGCCGCGACGGCATGGAATGCAGGATCGATATAGTCGGGGCCGCACTTGAACGGCTGCACGGCGCGTCCGCGTCGGCCGAGCGCCCGCATCAGGCCCAGGGTCACGGTCGTCTTGCCCGAACCGGAGCGCACGCCCGCAACGACCAGGCCGGGCGTCATTGCCAGCCGGCGAGACGGGGCAGGAGCTGCCGTCGCAGGCCGACCACGCTGCCGATCACCAGGATGGCCGGCGAGCCGATGCCGTTCCTGCGGGCGTCGTCCAGCAGGGCGCCGAGTGTGCTCTCCACCACCCGCTCACTGTCGGTCGTCGCCGACTGAAGCAGCGCCGCCGGCGTCTCCTTCGCCAGGCCGCCCTGCTGAAGCGCCGCCACGATGTCCGGCAGTTGGCTCATCGGCATGTAGAGAATGATCGGCTGGCCGAGCCTTGCCAGCGCCGCCCAGTCGGTCGTCGAGCTGCCGTCAGCGCGATGGCCGGCAGCCAGCACGACGGCATGGTTGGTCTCGCGCGTCGTTGCCGGAATGCCGGCGAGCGCGGTCGCGGCCAAGCCTGCCGTGATACCCGGAATGACACGAAAGCGAATGCCCGCGGCCGTCAGGGCCAAGGCCTCGTCCCAGCCACGGCCGAACACGAAGGGATCGCCGCCCTTCAGCCGCAGCACACGGCGACCGAGCCTGGCGCGCTCGATCAGGATCTCGTTGATGTCGCGCTGGTTCGGCGAAGGCCGGCCACCGCGCTTGCCCGCGGAAATCAACTCGGCCTCGGCGCGCTTCAGGGCAAGCGCCCGTGGATCGACCAGCGCGTCGTGGACGATATCGTCCGCCGTGGCGAGCGCATGCAGGGCAAGCAAAGTCAGCAGCCTCGGATCGCCGGGACCGGCACCCGCCAGCCATACCTCGCCCGGCAAGAAGTCGGGCATGGGAGGAAAGCCCGGCAGGCTCATGCGCCCCTGCCGCGGAACCGTCGCTGATAGGCCGCGTCATAGAGCGCGCTGTCGCGGAAATCCTGCGCCGACAGGACCTTGCCGACCAGGATCAGCGCTGTGCGCTCCATCGGGCTTTTGGCGACTTCGGGCGCGATCGTGCCGAGCGTGCCGCTCACGATGCGCTCGTCCGGCCAGCTTGCACGGTAGACCACCGCCACCGGGCAATCGGTGCCGTAGAACGGCAGCAGGTCGGCCACGACCTTGTCGAGCACATGGATGGAAAGATGAATCGCGAGCGTCGCTCCGGTGGCGGCGAAGGCCCTGAGGTCCTCGCCGGCCGGCATGGCCGAGGCGCGCCCCGAGGTGCGGGTCAGCACGACTGTCTGCGCGAGCCCGGGCAGGGTGAGCTCGCGGCCCAGCGCAGCGGCGGCGGCGGCGAACGACGGCACGCCCGGCGTCACCGTATGGGGGATGCCCTCGGCCGCGAGCCGCCGAACCTGCTCGCCGAGCGCGCTCCACACCGAGAGATCGCCCGAATGCAGCCGCGCCACGTCCTGGCGTGCATCGTTGGCCCGCCGGCACTCGGCGACGATCTCGTCGAGCGACAGGGGTGCGGTATCGACGATGCGGGCGCCGGCTGGACAATGCTCGAGCAGCGCTTTCGGCACGAGCGAGCCGGCGTAGAGGCAGACCGGGCAGCGGCCGATCAGGTCGCGGCCGCGAACCGTGATGAGGTCGGGCGCGCCCGGCCCGGCGCCGATGAAATGGACCGTCATCGGCCGTCTCCGATGGCGATCGCGCAGGTCGCGCACGCCGTTGCCACGCGTGTGCCGAGAAGACGCGCGTTCCGGCCGGCGACCACCAGGGCCGATGCTTCGGCGATCGAGGGCACGCCCTTGGTCTCCAGCACCAGCTTCGAGGGCGTGAGCACCCGGCCCGCCACGCGGTCGAGTTCGTCGAGCGTGCAGGCGCGCAGGGGCACCGAGATTCGCCGGGCGGCTTCGACGAAGGCAGGATCCGCTGCCTTCGCCGACTCGGTCGCAAAGGCACTGAGTCGCGCAGCGGGCAGTTCGAACATATCGAGCGCCATGCGCACCACCTGCTCGATCTCGTCGGCCGAAACGCCGCTGCGACCGCCGACACCGGCCACGATCATGGCTTGCTCACGCGCCATTGGACGACCGGCGCGGCGGGGCGCCAGAGGAAAGCCTTGCCCCCGCCCGCCCCGCCTGCGCGTGCCACTTCGAGACGTACCAGCTCGCCGCCGTGGCGCCCGAAGAGCTCGATCAGCCGCGCCTCGGTCGCGAGCGAGACGGCATTGGCCACCAATCGTCCGCCGGGCCTCAGCGCTCCCCATGCCGCATCGAAAACGCGAACATCGGAGAGACCACCGCCGATGAACACCGCATCCGGACTCGACAAGTCGGCCAGTGCCTCCGGCGCGCGGCCCTGCACGATCCTGAGGTCCGGCGTGCCGAGCGTCGCCGCATTCCGGGCAGCGCGTGCCGCCCGCGCCGCGTCAGCCTCGATGCCGATTGCTCGCATGGACGGATGGCGCAGCAGCCATTCAATGGCAATCGAGCCGGCGCCAAGGCCGACATCCCACAGAAGCTCGCCCTGGCGCGGCGCCAGGGCCGACAGCGTGATTGCGCGCACCTCGCGCTTGGTGAGCTGACCATCGTGCTCGAACAGCGCGTCGTCGAGACCGGGAGACAACGGAATGGTCACCGCGTCGGGCGAAGCGGACACTTCGAGCGCGACGGTGTTGAGGGCCGCGATGTCGCCGAGATCGAACGATTCTGCTTTCGTGTCACGCACCCGCTCCTTCGGTCCGCCGAGATGCTCGAGAACGGTCAGCGTCGAGCCGCCCATGCCGCGCCTGGCGAGGAACTGCGCAAGCCTGGCCGGCGTGGTGCCGTCCCATGACAAGGCAAGGATCCGCGCGCCGGGCTGCAGGCAGCGCACGATCCCTTCCAGGGCACGGCCGTGCAGGCTGGCGAGCGAGACCTCCTGCTGCGACCATCCGAGCCGGCTCGCCGCCAGGCTGAAGGCCGACGGCTGCGGCAGGCAGACCATCTCGCCCGGCTGCAGAACGCGCATCAGCATGTCGCCGACGCCGTAGTGGAACGGATCGCCGCTCGCCAGGACCGCCACCGGCCTTCCACGATGGTTCTCGATCTCCGGCAACGCCATGCCGATGGGACTCGGCCAAGGGAGCCGACGGCCCTGGATCAGGCTGTCGGCCAGCGCGAGGTGGCGTTTGCCGCCCACCACCAGCTCGGCCCCGGAGACGAGCCGCTGCGCCACCGGCGACAGGCCCGCGACGCCATCCTCGCCGATGCCGATGATGGACAGCCATGGTCTCGGCGGGCAGGTTGCGCGCTCAGCGGCCATGGCCACAGCTCTTCGCATCCTGATCCTGGGCGGCACGACGGAAGCGTCCGCTCTCGCGCGCCTGCTGGCCGGCGATGCGCGGTTCGAGGCGACCCTGTCGCTGGCCGGCCGCACCTCGACGCCGAAGCCCCAGCCGATCGCCACACGCATCGGCGGCTTCGGCGGGGTCGACGGGCTCGTGCATTTTCTCCGCGGGCAGGCCATCGAGGCCGTGATCGACGCCACGCATCCCTATGCCGACCAGATGTCGGCCCATGCCGTTGCCGCCTGCTCGCGCGCTGGCGTGACCCTCGCATCGTTGGTGCGCACGCCCTGGACGCGGCACGCCGGCGACCGCTGGCAGGCCGTTTCGACGGCGACCGCGGCTGCCCTGGCTCTGGGATCCAGGCCGAGCCGGGTGTTCCTGGGCCTCGGCCGCCAGGAACTCGCGGCGTTCGCCGCCGCGCCGCAGCACCACTATCTCGCCCGCGTGATCGAGCCGCCCAGTCCGGCAGGCTTGCCGCCCGATCTGCGAATCCTGCAGGCACGCGGGCCGTTCGACCGGGATGCCGAGGAGCGCCTGCTGAAGAACGAACGGATCGAGATTCTCGTCTCCAAGAATGCCGGCGGCACGGCGACCTATGCCAAGATCGAGGCCGCCCGCGCCCTCGGCCTGCCCGTGATCATGATCGAGCGCCCGCACAAGCCCCGCGGCCATATCGTTGGAAGTGCCGCCGAGGCGGTCGCGTGGCTGGAGCGGCATTTTCATGACGCCGCTTCGCGCTCGCTGCGCGGCGTATAGATCCAGCGACCGACGCAGCGCGTCGTGCTGGCGCCCACGATAACCAGCGTGCGCATGTCGGCAACCGATGCATTGGCTTCCGCGAGATCCGAGGCGATGACCTTCGCTTCGCTCGTGCCTGCCGCGCGCACGAACAGCACCGGTGTCGTTGCCGCCTTCAAGGTGCGCAACAGCGCGAAGGCCTGCCCAAGCTGATGCGGCCGCGCCCGGGAGGCCGGATTGTAGAGAGCGATCACGAAATCGGCCTCGGCCGCCGCCTTCAGCCGTCGCTCGATGGTCGCCCACGATTTCAGGTTGTCGGACAGCGAGATTGCACAGAAATCGCCGCCGAGCGGGGCGCCGACCTCCGCCGCCGCCGCCAGCATCGCCGTCACCCCCGGCTCGACGCGGATGTCGAGCGACCGCCATGCCTGATCACCAGCCTCGACCGCCTCGAAGATCGCGGCCGCCATGGCGAACACGCCGGGGTCGCCACCCGACACGACCGCGACATCTCGGCCGGACGCGGCGAGCATCAAGGCATGACGCGCGCGTTCGAGCTCGACGCGATTGTCCGAGGCGTGCCGGCGCTGACCGTGCCGCGCCGGCACGCGGTCGAGATAAGCTGCGTAGCCGACGAGATCGGTCGCCCTGGCAAGCGCCGACCCGGCCGCCGGCGTCATCAGCTCCGGCTTGCCGGGCCCTGTGCCGACGATGACCAGCGAGCCCGTCACAGCCGCCGCCCCTCGCCGGGAATCAGCACCATCGCGAAATAGGCACCTTGGGCTTCGCGGCATTGGGCGAGCGGCACGACGCGCTCGTCATGCATGGTGCCGCGCTCGACATAGACCGCGCGCTGCAGGAGCCCGGCCGCCCCGACGGCACGCCGCACTTTGTCGAGATGACGGCCCACCTTCATGATAACCGCGGCATCGGTGCTGCGCAGCCGATCTACGAGCTGCGCCTCGTCAAGCGTCCCCGGCAGGACCGCAAGCGTATCGTTGCCCCAGGTGATCGGCAGGTTGGCGCGGGTCCAGCAGCCCGACATGCCCGTGACGCCCGGCACCACCTCGATCGGGAACTCGGGCGAGAGGCGACGCCACATGTGCATGAACGAGCCATAGAAGAAGGGATCGCCTTCGGCCAGCAGCCCGACCGACTTGCCCTCGCTCAACAGCGCCGCGAGCGCGGCGGCCGTCTCGCAATAGAAGCGGCCGATCTTTTCCCGGTACTCCGGATGCTCGGCCGGGATTTCATCGGTCACTGGATATTCGCATCGCAGTTCCGGCCGGCCGGCCGCGAGCAGGGGCGAGGCGATCCGACGCGCATTGCCCTCCAGGCCACGCTTGGCGAAGAACGCCACGACATCGACCGAGCGCACCAGGCCCGCGGCCCGCAGCGTGAGGTAGCGGACATCGCCCGGCCCGACGCCGATGCCGTAGAGCGTGCCGCCCCGGGCCGTGCCGGCAAGGCTCTCGAGGCTCGTCATTCGACGTCGCTCGCGAGCGCGTTGAGCGCGGCGGCGGCCATGGCGCTGCCGCCCTTGCGACCCCTCACGATCAGGAAGGGCACACGGCGGTCCGCCGCCAGCATCTCCTTCGATTCCCGGGCGCCGACGAATCCCACCGGCAGGCCGATCACGGCGGCGGGCGGCGGCACGCCTTCGTCGAGCATCTCGAGCAGGCGGAAGAGCGCCGTCGGTGCGTTGCCGATCGTGACCACGGCGCCACCCAGCCTGTCGCGCCACAGCTCCATCGCCGCCGCGCTGCGCGTGTTGCCGATCTTGCGCGCAAGCTCGGGAACGGCAGGATCGTCGAGCGTGCAGACCACATCGTTGGCCGCCGGCAGGCGGGCCCGGGTGACGCCGTTGGCGACCATCTTCGAATCGCAGAGGATCGGCGCGCCGCCCATCAGCGCCCAGCGTGCGTTGTCGGCAAAGGTCGGCGACATGACGATCTCGCGTGCGATCTCGACCATGCCGCAGGCATGGATGAGGCGC is a genomic window containing:
- the bluB gene encoding 5,6-dimethylbenzimidazole synthase, with product MSTIKPAPPGHLPFDATFRTTLRDLVLWRRDVRRFRRDPVPERLIDDLIELATHAPSVGFSQPWRFVKVRSAQRRQFVWESFAAANARALEGYDGAQRATYDSLKLAGLKEAPVHLAVFADESTAKGAGLGRQTMPETLRYSVVAAVQTLWLAARAEGLGVGWVSILDPETVTRALDVPEGWTLVAYLDMGWPAEEHLDPELERHHWEARQYAGDLVFER
- a CDS encoding cobyrinate a,c-diamide synthase; this translates as MTPGLVVAGVRSGSGKTTVTLGLMRALGRRGRAVQPFKCGPDYIDPAFHAVAAGRPSFNLDTWAMTPARVADLVARHPADIAIAEGVMGLFDGVAGRGATADLAALLGWPVVLVLDVKGQTETAAAIAAGCAAYRKDVAVAGVILNRVAGARHLALIEPALARTRLALFGMLGDDAGLALPARHLGLVQAAETADLEDRLDALADAVSASVDISAIERSARKALPPATSPMPIAPPGQRIALASDRAFSFIYPHLLEQWRSAGAEIRSFSPLADEAPAADSDAVWLPGGYPELHAGALAEARRFRNGLHDLAARAVPIHGECGGYMVLGQGIVDAAGDRHAMAGLLRLETSFADRRLHLGYRQARLRSDCALGRRGTEVLGHEFHYASTIAAGDEPLVDCRDAYGMPVAEAGARRGSVSGTFFHFLSTGSP
- the cobA gene encoding uroporphyrinogen-III C-methyltransferase, encoding MPDFLPGEVWLAGAGPGDPRLLTLLALHALATADDIVHDALVDPRALALKRAEAELISAGKRGGRPSPNQRDINEILIERARLGRRVLRLKGGDPFVFGRGWDEALALTAAGIRFRVIPGITAGLAATALAGIPATTRETNHAVVLAAGHRADGSSTTDWAALARLGQPIILYMPMSQLPDIVAALQQGGLAKETPAALLQSATTDSERVVESTLGALLDDARRNGIGSPAILVIGSVVGLRRQLLPRLAGWQ
- the cobM gene encoding precorrin-4 C(11)-methyltransferase gives rise to the protein MTVHFIGAGPGAPDLITVRGRDLIGRCPVCLYAGSLVPKALLEHCPAGARIVDTAPLSLDEIVAECRRANDARQDVARLHSGDLSVWSALGEQVRRLAAEGIPHTVTPGVPSFAAAAAALGRELTLPGLAQTVVLTRTSGRASAMPAGEDLRAFAATGATLAIHLSIHVLDKVVADLLPFYGTDCPVAVVYRASWPDERIVSGTLGTIAPEVAKSPMERTALILVGKVLSAQDFRDSALYDAAYQRRFRGRGA
- a CDS encoding cobalamin biosynthesis protein, which codes for MIVAGVGGRSGVSADEIEQVVRMALDMFELPAARLSAFATESAKAADPAFVEAARRISVPLRACTLDELDRVAGRVLTPSKLVLETKGVPSIAEASALVVAGRNARLLGTRVATACATCAIAIGDGR
- the cbiE gene encoding precorrin-6y C5,15-methyltransferase (decarboxylating) subunit CbiE, with product MAAERATCPPRPWLSIIGIGEDGVAGLSPVAQRLVSGAELVVGGKRHLALADSLIQGRRLPWPSPIGMALPEIENHRGRPVAVLASGDPFHYGVGDMLMRVLQPGEMVCLPQPSAFSLAASRLGWSQQEVSLASLHGRALEGIVRCLQPGARILALSWDGTTPARLAQFLARRGMGGSTLTVLEHLGGPKERVRDTKAESFDLGDIAALNTVALEVSASPDAVTIPLSPGLDDALFEHDGQLTKREVRAITLSALAPRQGELLWDVGLGAGSIAIEWLLRHPSMRAIGIEADAARAARAARNAATLGTPDLRIVQGRAPEALADLSSPDAVFIGGGLSDVRVFDAAWGALRPGGRLVANAVSLATEARLIELFGRHGGELVRLEVARAGGAGGGKAFLWRPAAPVVQWRVSKP
- a CDS encoding cobalt-precorrin-6A reductase — protein: MATALRILILGGTTEASALARLLAGDARFEATLSLAGRTSTPKPQPIATRIGGFGGVDGLVHFLRGQAIEAVIDATHPYADQMSAHAVAACSRAGVTLASLVRTPWTRHAGDRWQAVSTATAAALALGSRPSRVFLGLGRQELAAFAAAPQHHYLARVIEPPSPAGLPPDLRILQARGPFDRDAEERLLKNERIEILVSKNAGGTATYAKIEAARALGLPVIMIERPHKPRGHIVGSAAEAVAWLERHFHDAASRSLRGV
- the cobJ gene encoding precorrin-3B C(17)-methyltransferase, which gives rise to MTGSLVIVGTGPGKPELMTPAAGSALARATDLVGYAAYLDRVPARHGQRRHASDNRVELERARHALMLAASGRDVAVVSGGDPGVFAMAAAIFEAVEAGDQAWRSLDIRVEPGVTAMLAAAAEVGAPLGGDFCAISLSDNLKSWATIERRLKAAAEADFVIALYNPASRARPHQLGQAFALLRTLKAATTPVLFVRAAGTSEAKVIASDLAEANASVADMRTLVIVGASTTRCVGRWIYTPRSEREAAS
- a CDS encoding precorrin-2 C(20)-methyltransferase; its protein translation is MTSLESLAGTARGGTLYGIGVGPGDVRYLTLRAAGLVRSVDVVAFFAKRGLEGNARRIASPLLAAGRPELRCEYPVTDEIPAEHPEYREKIGRFYCETAAALAALLSEGKSVGLLAEGDPFFYGSFMHMWRRLSPEFPIEVVPGVTGMSGCWTRANLPITWGNDTLAVLPGTLDEAQLVDRLRSTDAAVIMKVGRHLDKVRRAVGAAGLLQRAVYVERGTMHDERVVPLAQCREAQGAYFAMVLIPGEGRRL
- a CDS encoding precorrin-8X methylmutase, producing MAERPYIRDGAEIYRRSFAIIRAEADLARFAPAEERVAVRLIHACGMVEIAREIVMSPTFADNARWALMGGAPILCDSKMVANGVTRARLPAANDVVCTLDDPAVPELARKIGNTRSAAAMELWRDRLGGAVVTIGNAPTALFRLLEMLDEGVPPPAAVIGLPVGFVGARESKEMLAADRRVPFLIVRGRKGGSAMAAAALNALASDVE